Proteins from a single region of Hordeum vulgare subsp. vulgare chromosome 6H, MorexV3_pseudomolecules_assembly, whole genome shotgun sequence:
- the LOC123404973 gene encoding wall-associated receptor kinase 2-like, translating into MYPWVVIAPRVEINKQKNQARYEPVAIRRLPSGSSLPSIVTVVGKYSASVLGQQSPVLPPMGMPGCVTSCGEVEVPYPFGIGADASCYLPGFNLTCENTAGSSPRLLLDADGTIQVLIYISLRAQSSLEVQYNGDVKVDVDAHGNGNGTFSRGLRSDGPYSLSTMKNIHSELILTGCNVQATVKSGNDTVASCTSLCGDKADRDPYATDDESSVAQPCSGGTGCCRADIVTVDGYDDKEGEVLYNSSSTGTSKYTVQLRWFGRKRSADLERFPLRVFVADNRWFDDSSIYNDLLQTGQPPSEETMKVPLWLSWEVVGPSSGSVCKSNHSERIKGKRRGGYMCQCSQGYYGNPYLTNGCQDINECQDSRPATNCYGECINREGSFTCRCPPGTTGNHSVPGGCVVAAVTGSCSRLCGGLEVPYPFGFGPSNCSRPGFGLVCETNLDSPRLLLGNSEFRVVNISLTNTTMRIIHIDNLLSYSLSLFSPDENIPVRGKFSFRFPGETPYSLSTSNELILTGCNTQATLLGHGNPAIISGCASFCSHNDTNIWGRWPTGRVHGGNGGKSCYGMSCCQARISESMDGMPSDFLFERFDNNTPESQIDFPGYVFIAEEGWFDQTRVTSKLMRESRRQQQDSKATVHMEVPFILHWEVLHNESSANVRSHRDCSSEVAGDLYRSQFSHCKPGNRGYTCQCNEDNHGNPYIIDGCKGGRRGKSFKGSSIIIGVASGASIILLVLVAYFISYKLKHRRAQMLKRKYFEQNRGQLLQQLLYQRADIAEKMIITLDELEKATNNFDKARELGGGGHGTVYKGILSDLHVVAIKKPKMAVRREIDEFINEVAILSQINHRNIVKLYGCCLETKVPLLVYEFISNGTLYDHLHVEGPMSLSWDDRLRIATETAKSLAHLHSTALVPIIHRDVKPANILLDDTLTAKVADFGASRYIPLDKSGLTTIVQGTLGYLDPMYMHTWRLTEKSDVYSFGVMLIELMTRKKPFTYMAPEGNGLVAHFATLYAEGNFSQILDPQIMSEGNNRIDEIAGIAVACVKIRREERPTMRQIELRLEAAQSTARSEANCDVAANSLSASTARLTSRQYSLEQEYILSARYSR; encoded by the exons ATGTACCCCTGGGTTGTAATAGCACCAAGAGTTGAGATCAATAAACAAAAGAACCAGGCTCGATACGAGCCTGTTGCTATACGCCGGCTAC CGAGTGGTTCGTCTTTGCCGTCGATCGTCACCGTCGTCGGAAAGTACTCAGCGTCGGTTCTAGGCCAACAGAGCCCGGTGCTACCTCCGATGGGGATGCCGGGCTGCGTCACGTCCTGCGGCGAAGTGGAGGTGCCGTACCCGTTCGGCATTGGCGCGGACGCCAGCTGCTACCTGCCGGGTTTCAACCTCACCTGCGAAAACACTGCCGGCTCAAGCCCACGGCTGCTGCTCGACGCCGACGGCACTATTCAAGTACTCATTTATATCAGCCTGAGGGCACAGTCATCCCTAGAGGTCCAATACAACGGTGACGTAAAAGTCGATGTGGATGCACATGGCAACGGCAACGGGACGTTCAGTCGAGGCCTCAGGAGCGACGGCCCATACTCGCTGTCAACCATGAAGAATATCCACAGCGAGCTCATCCTGACGGGCTGCAATGTGCAGGCGACGGTGAAGAGCGGCAACGACACGGTGGCCAGCTGCACCTCGCTCTGCGGCGACAAAGCAGACAGGGATCCGTATGCAACCGATGATGAAAGCAGCGTGGCCCAGCCATGCTCCGGTGGCACAGGCTGCTGCCGCGCGGACATCGTCACGGTGGACGGTTACGACGACAAGGAGGGTGAAGTACTATACAACAGCAGCAGCACCGGCACGTCGAAATACACCGTGCAGCTCAGATGGTTTGGTCGGAAACGTAGCGCGGACCTAGAGCGATTCCCTCTACGCGTTTTCGTCGCCGACAACAGGTGGTTCGATGATAGCTCCATCTATAACGATCTGCTACAAACAGGTCAGCCCCCGTCAGAAGAAACAATGAAAGTTCCCCTTTGGTTGAGTTGGGAGGTTGTTGGCCCTTCCAGCGGCAGTGTCTGCAAGAGCAACCACAGCGAACGCATAAAGGGTAAAAGAAGGGGAGGCTACATGTGCCAATGCAGCCAAGGTtactatggcaatccctacctcACCAACGGGTGCCAAG ATATAAACGAGTGCCAGGATTCACGTCCAGCCACTAATTGCTACGGTGAATGTATAAACAGGGAAGGCTCATTCACATGTCGGTGCCCACCAGGAACCACGGGCAACCATAGTGTACCAGGTGGATGCGTTGTTGCCGCTGTCACAG GTAGTTGCAGCAGGTTATGCGGGGGTCTGGAGGTGCCTTACCCATTCGGATTTGGTCCGTCCAACTGCTCCCGGCCAGGGTTTGGCCTCGTGTGCGAGACAAACCTTGACTCCCCGCGGCTGCTTCTTGGGAATAGCGAGTTCAGGGTCGTCAATATCTCGCTTACCAATACCACGATGCGCATCATCCATATTGACAACCTTCTGTCCTActccttgtcgttgttctcacctGATGAGAACATTCCTGTACGGGGCAAATTCTCTTTTCGTTTCCCGGGAGAGACACCGTACTCGCTTTCCACCAGCAATGAGCTTATCCTAACAGGGTGCAACACGCAAGCGACACTTTTGGGACATGGTAATCCAGCTATCATAAGCGGATGCGCCTCCTTTTGCTCCCACAACGACACTAATATCTGGGGCAGGTGGCCAACAGGCCGCGTCCATGGTGGAAATGGCGGCAAGTCCTGCTACGGTATGAGCTGCTGCCAAGCGCGCATCTCCGAGTCTATGGATGGAATGCCTAGTGATTTTCTCTTCGAACGGTTCGATAACAACACCCCCGAGAGTCAAATAGACTTCCCTGGTTATGTGTTCATCGCGGAAGAGGGATGGTTCGATCAAACGCGAGTCACCAGCAAACTGATGAGGGAGAGTCGACGTCAGCAACAGGACTCGAAGGCGACAGTCCATATGGAGGTTCCCTTTATTCTACATTGGGAAGTTTTGCATAATGAATCATCAGCCAACGTGAGGTCGCATCGGGATTGCTCTTCTGAGGTAGCTGGCGACCTCTACAGGAGCCAGTTCAGCCACTGCAAACCTGGGAACAGAGGGTATACGTGTCAGTGCAACGAGGACAACCACGGCAACCCCTACATCATCGACGGATGCAAAG GTGGTCGTCGCGGCAAATCCTTCAAAG GTTCAAGCATCATTATCGGAGTTGCTAGTGGGGCCAGCATCATACTATTAGTCCTCGTTGCATACTTTATTTCCTACAAGTTGAAGCATCGGAGGGCACAAATGTTGAAACGGAAGTATTTTGAGCAAAACCGTGGGCAACTGTTGCAACAATTGTTATATCAAAGAGCCGATATTGCAGAGAAAATGATCATAACCTTGGACGAGCTAGAGAAGGCAACAAACAATTTTGATAAAGCTCGTGAACTTGGCGGTGGTGGGCATGGTACCGTCTATAAAGGCATTTTATCGGACCTTCATGTTGTAGCCATCAAGAAACCAAAGATGGCGGTTCGAAGGGAGATTGATGAGTTTATTAATGAGGTTGCTATCCTATCACAAATCAACCATAGGAATATAGTAAAACTATATGGGTGCTGCCTTGAAACAAAAGTCCCATTGTTGGTCTATGAGTTCATATCCAATGGAACTCTTTATGATCATCTTCATGTTGAAGGACCAATGTCGTTGTCATGGGATGATAGGCTACGGATAGCAACTGAAACTGCCAAATCTCTTGCTCATCTTCACTCAACAGCTTTAGTACCCATCATCCATAGAGATGTCAAGCCTGCTAACATACTTTTGGATGATACTCTGACAGCAAAGGTAGCAGACTTTGGAGCTTCAAGGTACATTCCATTGGACAAATCAGGTCTCACAACAATAGTACAAGGGACACTTGGATATCTTGACCCGATGTACATGCACACATGGCGCCTCACGGAGAAAAGTGATGTTTATAGCTTCGGTGTTATGCTTATAGAGCTGATGACTAGAAAGAAGCCATTTACCTACATGGCTCCCGAGGGCAATGGTCTTGTGGCACATTTTGCCACCTTATATGCGGAAGGCAACTTTTCGCAAATATTGG accCACAAATTATGAGTGAGGGTAACAACAGAATTGATGAAATCGCCGGAATTGCGGTAGCATGTGTGAAAATAAGAAGGGAAGAACGACCAACAATGAGACAAATAGAGTTGAGACTGGAAGCTGCTCAGTCAACTGCCAGATCTGAGGCAAATTGTGATGTTGCAGCAAACTCTTTATCAGCAAGCACAGCAAGACTGACTAGCAGACAATATAGTTTGGAACAAGAGTACATATTGTCTGCTAGATATTCACGGTAG